The Nocardioides sp. S5 genome includes a window with the following:
- a CDS encoding iron ABC transporter substrate-binding protein, whose amino-acid sequence MTTSPRRSATRVSVALASTLLTASTLSGCGVFGSPDLVIYNAQHEQLLDELIPLFEEESGLDVELRHGKDLEMANQITEEGEDSPADVFLTENSPAMTIVDNAGLFTELPEAVTATIPDDYVPSDRTWTGFLARSTVAMYNTESMTEADMPASILDFADPEWQGRVAFSPTGADFQAIVSAVLELEGEEATRTWLEGLEANGVIVQNNLVVMQSVDSGEVDAGIAYHYYWYRDREENGTDSDTSALHFFGDQDPGAFLSISGAGILASSEKQEEAEEFLTWLTGTEAQQAMAESYALEYPLNPDASLDPAVKPFGELEPPQVDVSSLNGPQVTDLMTEAGLL is encoded by the coding sequence GTGACGACCTCCCCCCGCCGCTCGGCCACGCGCGTCAGCGTGGCCCTCGCCAGCACCCTGCTCACTGCCTCGACCCTGTCGGGCTGCGGGGTCTTCGGCTCCCCCGACCTCGTCATCTACAACGCGCAGCACGAGCAGCTGCTCGACGAGCTGATCCCGCTCTTCGAGGAGGAGTCCGGGCTCGACGTCGAGCTGCGCCACGGCAAGGACCTCGAGATGGCCAACCAGATCACCGAGGAGGGCGAGGACTCGCCCGCCGACGTGTTCCTCACCGAGAACTCGCCCGCGATGACCATCGTGGACAACGCCGGGCTCTTCACCGAGCTGCCCGAGGCCGTGACCGCCACCATCCCGGACGACTACGTCCCCTCGGACCGCACCTGGACCGGTTTCCTGGCCCGCTCCACCGTCGCGATGTACAACACCGAGTCGATGACCGAGGCCGACATGCCTGCCTCGATCCTCGACTTCGCCGACCCCGAGTGGCAGGGCCGCGTGGCCTTCTCCCCCACCGGCGCCGACTTCCAGGCGATCGTGTCCGCCGTCCTCGAGCTCGAGGGCGAGGAGGCCACCCGCACCTGGCTGGAGGGCCTCGAGGCCAACGGCGTCATCGTGCAGAACAACCTCGTCGTCATGCAGTCGGTGGACTCCGGCGAGGTCGACGCCGGCATCGCATACCACTACTACTGGTACCGCGACCGCGAGGAGAACGGCACCGACTCCGACACCTCGGCGCTGCACTTCTTCGGCGACCAGGATCCGGGCGCGTTCCTCAGCATCTCCGGCGCCGGCATCCTCGCCAGCAGCGAGAAGCAGGAGGAGGCCGAGGAGTTCCTCACCTGGCTCACCGGCACCGAGGCCCAGCAGGCGATGGCCGAGTCGTACGCCCTGGAGTACCCGCTCAACCCCGACGCCAGCCTCGACCCCGCGGTCAAGCCGTTCGGCGAGCTCGAGCCGCCGCAGGTCGACGTCTCCTCGCTCAACGGCCCGCAGGTGACCGACCTGATGACCGAGGCGGGCCTGCTCTGA
- a CDS encoding alkaline phosphatase, whose protein sequence is MDRRTLLVGGTALVAAAAGAAIGAVASDDAPARPAADSPVTAAPRSVILLIGDGMDDSMITAARNYSVGAAGRLALDGLPATGAMTTYGLATGPGPEYPVVYVSDSAATASGFSTGHKTVDGRISQGPSSAQDVPGEDHETVLETFARLGRRTGNVSTADITDATAAAAAAHVNARSCQDPTTMDACPSARKSAGGRGSIAEQLVDNEVDVLLGGGSARWDRLLEDGSQTLLDYAASAHGYRTVGTADDLDAVDDLADGPVLGLFAPNHLTRSYAPLVATRGGASTPDGRCTPQDRGTEPTLRQLTAKAIELLDNPDGFFLQVEGASVDKAEHERDICGAIGELEELDQAVEVALAHQRAHPDTLVIVTGDHAHSTQIVTNDEGGRRTATVVTADGAPMTVAYSSAEGGDPGRSSHTGAQVRVAAVGPQADRVTGVIDQTDLFALMTSGLDTGGE, encoded by the coding sequence GTGGACCGCCGCACACTCCTGGTGGGAGGCACCGCACTCGTCGCCGCGGCGGCCGGAGCCGCGATCGGAGCCGTCGCCTCCGACGACGCCCCGGCTCGTCCCGCCGCGGACAGCCCGGTGACGGCGGCACCGCGGAGCGTCATCCTGCTCATCGGCGACGGCATGGACGACTCGATGATCACGGCCGCCCGCAACTACTCGGTGGGCGCCGCCGGTCGGCTCGCCCTGGACGGGCTGCCTGCCACCGGCGCGATGACGACGTACGGCCTCGCGACCGGCCCCGGGCCCGAGTACCCCGTCGTCTACGTCTCCGACTCCGCGGCGACGGCGAGCGGCTTCTCGACCGGCCACAAGACGGTCGACGGTCGCATCTCGCAGGGGCCGTCGAGCGCCCAGGACGTGCCGGGAGAGGACCACGAGACGGTCCTGGAGACCTTCGCGCGGCTCGGCAGGCGCACGGGCAACGTCTCCACCGCCGACATCACCGACGCCACGGCGGCGGCCGCGGCGGCCCACGTCAACGCCCGCTCCTGCCAGGACCCGACCACGATGGATGCGTGCCCGAGCGCACGGAAGTCGGCCGGCGGCCGGGGATCGATCGCCGAGCAGCTCGTGGACAACGAGGTCGACGTCCTGCTCGGCGGCGGCAGCGCGCGCTGGGACCGGTTGCTGGAGGACGGCTCGCAGACGCTGCTCGACTACGCCGCCTCCGCACACGGCTACCGCACCGTCGGCACGGCGGACGACCTCGACGCCGTCGACGACCTGGCTGACGGACCGGTCCTCGGGCTCTTCGCCCCCAACCACCTGACCCGCTCGTACGCCCCGCTCGTCGCGACGCGGGGCGGCGCCAGCACGCCGGACGGGAGGTGCACCCCGCAGGACCGCGGCACCGAGCCGACGCTCCGGCAGCTGACGGCCAAGGCGATCGAGCTGCTCGACAACCCCGACGGGTTCTTCCTCCAGGTCGAGGGCGCGAGCGTCGACAAGGCCGAGCACGAGCGTGACATCTGCGGCGCGATCGGCGAGCTCGAGGAGCTCGACCAGGCGGTCGAGGTCGCCCTCGCCCACCAGCGCGCCCATCCCGACACGCTCGTCATCGTCACCGGTGACCACGCCCACTCGACCCAGATCGTGACGAACGACGAAGGCGGCAGGAGGACCGCGACCGTCGTCACGGCCGACGGCGCCCCGATGACGGTCGCCTACTCCTCCGCCGAGGGCGGCGACCCCGGACGATCCAGCCACACGGGGGCGCAGGTCCGGGTGGCGGCCGTCGGCCCGCAGGCCGATCGGGTCACGGGCGTCATCGACCAGACCGACCTCTTCGCCCTCATGACCAGCGGCCTCGACACCGGCGGCGAGTGA
- a CDS encoding iron ABC transporter permease: MALLALVPLAYVASYVVIIGPVDLWQLIARPRIAELLRNTVTLALACMAATVVLGLALAVLVERTDLPGRRLWHGLLVAPLAVPAFVNGYAWVSLDRSINGFGGAFLVVTLSYYPLVYLPVVAMLRRLDPALEESAWSLGHSRTRTFRTVVLPQLRPALLGGALLVGLHLLAEFGALSLLRFPTFTTAIYDQYGSTFNGAAATAMAGVLVLLCLVLLLAELRLRGDRRYARLGRGAARSAVPLDLGTWRWPLAATVGAVVVLAIGVPAFSLVRWLLAGTSTEFPLGELTQALVSTVALALAGAVATTLAAIPVVWLAVRHRGWASTVIERSTYVANALPGIVVGLALVVASLRVVPVVYQTAGLLVAAYAILFLPRAVVTVRAGLEQAPVVLDDVAHGLGLGPLATARRVTLPLIAPSLGAGAALVFLAISTELTATLMLSPIGTSTLATEFWSASSELRYGAAAPYALLLVLVSIPATVLLMRTDSPATATTVVEERVPA, from the coding sequence GTGGCACTCCTGGCGCTGGTCCCGTTGGCCTACGTGGCCTCCTACGTCGTGATCATCGGTCCGGTCGACCTCTGGCAGCTCATCGCCCGACCGCGGATCGCCGAGCTGCTCCGCAACACCGTGACGCTCGCCCTCGCCTGCATGGCCGCGACGGTCGTGCTCGGGCTGGCACTCGCGGTGCTCGTCGAGCGCACCGACCTGCCCGGACGCCGGCTCTGGCACGGCCTGCTGGTGGCCCCACTGGCCGTGCCCGCCTTCGTCAACGGCTACGCCTGGGTCTCCCTCGACCGCAGCATCAACGGCTTCGGCGGCGCCTTCCTCGTCGTCACGCTGTCCTACTACCCCCTCGTCTACCTCCCCGTCGTGGCGATGCTGCGCCGCCTCGACCCCGCACTCGAGGAGTCGGCCTGGTCGCTCGGCCACTCCCGCACCCGCACCTTCCGCACCGTGGTCCTGCCGCAGCTGCGTCCCGCGCTGCTCGGCGGCGCACTGCTCGTGGGACTGCACCTGCTCGCCGAGTTCGGCGCGCTGTCGCTGCTGCGCTTCCCGACGTTCACCACCGCGATCTACGACCAGTACGGCTCGACCTTCAACGGCGCCGCCGCGACCGCGATGGCGGGCGTGCTGGTGCTGCTGTGCCTGGTGCTGCTGCTGGCCGAGCTGCGCCTGCGCGGCGACCGTCGCTACGCCCGCCTCGGCCGCGGCGCCGCCCGCAGCGCCGTCCCGCTGGACCTCGGCACCTGGCGCTGGCCGCTGGCGGCCACGGTCGGCGCGGTCGTGGTGCTCGCGATCGGCGTGCCCGCGTTCTCGCTGGTCCGCTGGCTGCTCGCCGGCACCTCGACCGAGTTCCCGCTCGGTGAGCTGACCCAGGCGCTCGTCTCGACCGTCGCCCTCGCACTGGCCGGCGCGGTCGCCACCACCCTCGCCGCGATCCCGGTGGTCTGGCTCGCGGTGCGCCACCGCGGCTGGGCCTCGACCGTCATCGAGCGCAGCACCTACGTCGCCAACGCCCTGCCCGGCATCGTCGTCGGCCTGGCCCTCGTGGTCGCCTCGCTGCGCGTGGTGCCGGTGGTCTACCAGACCGCGGGCCTGCTCGTGGCGGCGTACGCCATCCTCTTCCTGCCGCGTGCCGTGGTGACCGTGCGTGCCGGCCTGGAGCAGGCGCCGGTCGTGCTCGACGACGTCGCGCACGGCCTCGGGCTCGGCCCGCTCGCCACCGCGCGCCGCGTCACGCTGCCCCTAATCGCGCCGAGCCTGGGCGCCGGCGCCGCGCTCGTCTTCCTCGCGATCTCCACCGAGCTGACCGCCACTCTCATGCTGTCACCGATCGGCACCAGCACCCTCGCCACCGAGTTCTGGTCGGCGTCGTCGGAGCTGCGCTACGGCGCCGCCGCCCCCTACGCGCTGCTGCTGGTCCTCGTCTCGATCCCCGCGACGGTGCTGCTGATGCGCACCGACAGCCCCGCCACCGCCACCACCGTCGTCGAGGAGAGGGTCCCCGCATGA
- a CDS encoding DUF4956 domain-containing protein, whose translation MNSSAATLMVIGTNILAIGTLAYGIYFQRHRRRDMLIAYLALDVGVLAVTLVLASASVAAGLGLGLFGVLSIIRLRSNSLTQEEVAYYFASLALGLIAGLRPDPWWVAPMTTLLIVVVMYVADHPRIYAGSRHQTIVLDAAITDETELRERLARLLGADVTRVFVTETDLVRDVTVVDVRYTVRPQVVEGAYDVRSGRVETEGMALR comes from the coding sequence ATGAACAGCTCTGCAGCAACCCTGATGGTGATCGGCACCAACATCCTCGCCATCGGCACCCTCGCCTACGGCATCTACTTCCAGCGGCATCGTCGTCGCGACATGCTGATCGCCTACCTCGCGCTCGATGTCGGGGTCCTGGCGGTGACCCTGGTGCTCGCGTCGGCCAGCGTGGCGGCGGGGCTCGGTCTCGGTCTCTTCGGCGTGCTCTCGATCATCCGGCTCCGCTCGAACTCCCTCACGCAGGAAGAGGTGGCCTACTACTTCGCCTCGCTCGCACTGGGCCTCATCGCCGGACTGCGTCCCGACCCCTGGTGGGTCGCTCCCATGACCACCCTGCTCATCGTGGTCGTGATGTACGTCGCCGACCACCCGCGCATCTACGCCGGTTCCCGGCACCAGACCATCGTGCTCGATGCCGCCATCACCGACGAGACGGAGCTGCGCGAGCGCCTGGCCCGCCTGCTGGGCGCCGACGTCACGCGGGTGTTCGTGACGGAGACTGACCTGGTCCGCGATGTCACGGTCGTCGACGTCCGCTACACCGTCCGGCCGCAGGTCGTCGAGGGGGCGTACGACGTCCGGAGCGGACGCGTCGAGACCGAGGGGATGGCGCTCCGGTGA
- a CDS encoding polyphosphate polymerase domain-containing protein: MNALDAVRGSEHVLEGCSLPDVLAAAELQTRVDRKYLLTPEAFTDLVASLRLSHRVLEIGGLRAFRYESVYFDTPDLDSYLGAARGRRRKFKVRTRTYLDSEACLLEVKRAGGREETVKERIDHPVEERHSLDAAGRSFVEERLALSGGGAEALEPTLTTTYRRMTLVDLASGSRLTCDAGLVLTDQGGRSRGMDDRVLVETKASGAAGEADRLLWRRGFRPVRISKYAVGMAALNPQLPANRWHRVLRDHFGSRQESLSS, from the coding sequence GTGAACGCGCTCGACGCCGTACGCGGTTCGGAGCACGTGCTCGAGGGCTGCTCCCTCCCCGACGTCCTTGCCGCTGCCGAGCTGCAGACCCGGGTGGACCGGAAGTACCTGCTCACCCCGGAAGCCTTCACAGACCTGGTCGCCAGCCTGCGCCTCTCGCACCGCGTGCTGGAGATCGGCGGCCTGCGGGCGTTCCGCTACGAGTCGGTCTACTTCGACACCCCCGATCTCGACTCCTACCTCGGCGCCGCGCGCGGACGACGGCGCAAGTTCAAGGTGCGCACCCGCACCTACCTCGACAGCGAAGCGTGCCTGCTCGAGGTCAAGCGCGCGGGCGGACGGGAGGAGACCGTCAAGGAGCGCATCGACCACCCGGTCGAGGAGCGGCACAGCCTCGATGCGGCTGGCCGCAGCTTCGTCGAGGAGCGGCTCGCCCTCTCCGGTGGCGGTGCCGAGGCCCTCGAGCCGACCCTCACCACGACCTATCGCCGGATGACCCTCGTCGACCTCGCGTCCGGCAGCAGGCTCACCTGCGACGCCGGTCTGGTCCTGACCGATCAGGGGGGACGGTCGCGAGGGATGGACGACCGGGTGCTGGTGGAGACCAAGGCGTCCGGCGCCGCGGGAGAGGCAGACCGGTTGCTGTGGCGCCGCGGCTTCCGACCGGTGCGGATCAGCAAGTACGCCGTCGGCATGGCGGCGCTGAACCCGCAGCTCCCGGCCAACCGCTGGCACCGGGTGCTGCGCGACCACTTCGGCAGCCGACAGGAGTCCCTCTCGTCCTGA
- a CDS encoding sensor histidine kinase → MSRPTQRTLDWFGVDDVWERPRPGLGRQDVALAVSVAAISLLALELVRSAGGLEQTDVPVWSQWLAVASGAALLLGRRRWPLSVALLAAGHMFVAGVTMPQVMGQASLQIVYFLALLSGVAWARDRRAMVITVSVIVLFMFAWIGWQFAVGSAAQEWVEEEMGTERIGLFPQIPAAVAITLVVNAIYFGGAIVGGGVSWRAARQRHRLQEQATTIAGQAGRLREQAVLDERLRIARELHDVVAHGVSAMGIQAGAARRVLDRDPDAARTALANVEEASRDAVAQMRGLLGTLREGVGEEDAREPGEARTTDAGVRDLPALVAEVREVGLTVSLDVVEAQEGAAARLPRGIGLAVFRTVQEALTNVRRHSTADAASVVVRIDEAVSYAEVEVVDSGRPRHGTSGSGLGQLGIRERAATHDGQVDIGPRVTGGYRVRVRYPLGARP, encoded by the coding sequence ATGTCCCGACCGACCCAGCGCACGCTCGACTGGTTCGGCGTCGATGACGTGTGGGAGCGTCCGCGGCCCGGCCTCGGGCGCCAGGACGTCGCACTGGCGGTGAGCGTCGCCGCGATCAGCCTGCTGGCCCTCGAGCTGGTGCGCAGCGCCGGTGGGCTCGAGCAGACCGATGTCCCGGTGTGGTCGCAATGGCTGGCCGTGGCGAGCGGAGCGGCGCTGCTGCTCGGTCGCCGGCGCTGGCCGCTGTCGGTGGCACTGCTCGCCGCTGGGCACATGTTCGTCGCCGGCGTCACGATGCCGCAGGTCATGGGCCAGGCCTCGCTGCAGATCGTCTACTTCCTCGCCCTGCTCTCCGGCGTCGCGTGGGCGCGCGACCGGCGCGCGATGGTCATCACCGTCAGCGTGATCGTGCTCTTCATGTTCGCCTGGATCGGCTGGCAGTTCGCGGTCGGCTCGGCGGCGCAGGAGTGGGTCGAGGAGGAGATGGGCACCGAGCGGATCGGCCTGTTCCCGCAGATCCCCGCCGCGGTCGCGATCACGCTCGTCGTCAACGCGATCTACTTCGGCGGTGCGATCGTCGGCGGGGGCGTCTCGTGGCGCGCAGCCCGACAGCGCCACCGGCTCCAGGAGCAGGCCACCACCATCGCCGGCCAGGCCGGCCGGCTGCGGGAGCAGGCCGTCCTCGACGAGCGGCTCCGCATCGCCCGCGAGCTGCACGACGTGGTCGCCCACGGCGTCTCCGCGATGGGCATCCAGGCCGGCGCTGCGCGACGGGTGCTCGACCGCGACCCCGACGCCGCGCGTACGGCTCTCGCCAACGTCGAGGAGGCCTCGCGCGACGCCGTCGCGCAGATGCGCGGCCTGCTCGGCACCCTGCGCGAGGGAGTGGGGGAGGAGGACGCGCGCGAGCCCGGCGAGGCGCGTACGACGGACGCGGGCGTCCGCGACCTTCCCGCCCTGGTCGCCGAGGTGCGCGAGGTGGGCCTCACGGTCTCCCTCGACGTGGTCGAGGCCCAGGAGGGCGCGGCCGCCCGGCTCCCGCGCGGGATCGGGCTGGCCGTCTTCCGCACGGTGCAGGAGGCGCTCACCAACGTGCGCCGCCACTCCACCGCCGACGCTGCGTCGGTGGTGGTGCGCATCGACGAGGCGGTGTCCTACGCCGAGGTGGAGGTCGTCGACAGCGGTCGCCCCCGCCACGGCACGTCCGGCAGCGGCCTGGGCCAGCTCGGCATCCGCGAGCGAGCCGCCACGCACGACGGTCAGGTCGACATCGGCCCGCGGGTCACCGGCGGCTACCGCGTCCGCGTGCGCTACCCGCTCGGGGCGCGCCCGTGA
- a CDS encoding acyl-CoA dehydrogenase family protein, whose amino-acid sequence MTFELSPEHEQFRRSVRDFAEAEIAPHAAQWDREHHFPTDVVQKMGALGLMGLTAPEEFGGAGMAGEDGGFTSLCLAIEEVGRVDQSMGITLEAAVGLGINPILTFGTDEQKKTWLPDLIAGEKLAGFGLTEPGAGSDAGATKTKAVLEDGEWVVNGSKQFITNSGSSITSLVTVTARTGERADGRPEISTVMIPSGTPGFTAEKAYDKLGWHASDTHPLSFSDVRVPEANLLGERGRGYAQFLATLDDGRVAIAALAVGCIQACLDMSVQYAGERQTSQGPIGRKQGLAFQVSDLQVMLDASRLLTYKAAAMKDAMDAGRSVSMGAFKQAAAVAKLYATESAVTATRIATQVFGGYGFMEEYPVVRFYRDAKVLEIGEGTSEVQRMLIARGLGLPVE is encoded by the coding sequence ATGACCTTCGAGCTGTCCCCCGAGCACGAGCAGTTCCGTCGCAGCGTCCGTGACTTCGCGGAGGCCGAGATCGCGCCGCACGCAGCGCAGTGGGACCGCGAGCACCACTTCCCGACCGACGTCGTGCAGAAGATGGGCGCGCTCGGCCTGATGGGCCTCACCGCGCCCGAGGAGTTCGGCGGCGCGGGCATGGCCGGCGAGGACGGCGGCTTCACCTCGCTGTGCCTGGCCATCGAGGAGGTCGGCCGTGTCGACCAGTCGATGGGCATCACGCTCGAGGCGGCCGTGGGCCTGGGCATCAACCCGATCCTGACCTTCGGCACCGACGAGCAGAAGAAGACCTGGCTGCCCGACCTCATCGCCGGCGAGAAGCTCGCGGGCTTCGGCCTCACCGAGCCCGGCGCGGGCTCGGACGCCGGGGCGACGAAGACGAAGGCGGTGCTGGAGGACGGCGAGTGGGTCGTCAACGGCTCCAAGCAGTTCATCACCAACTCGGGCTCGTCCATCACCTCGCTGGTCACCGTGACGGCCCGCACCGGCGAGCGCGCCGACGGCCGCCCCGAGATCTCGACGGTCATGATCCCCTCCGGCACGCCCGGCTTCACCGCCGAGAAGGCGTACGACAAGCTCGGCTGGCACGCCTCCGACACCCACCCACTGTCCTTCAGCGACGTACGCGTCCCCGAGGCCAACCTCCTCGGTGAGCGCGGTCGCGGCTACGCCCAGTTCCTCGCCACGCTCGACGACGGCCGCGTCGCGATCGCTGCCCTCGCCGTCGGCTGCATCCAGGCCTGCCTCGACATGTCGGTGCAGTACGCCGGCGAGCGGCAGACTTCTCAGGGGCCCATCGGGCGCAAGCAGGGTCTCGCCTTCCAGGTCTCCGACCTCCAGGTCATGCTCGATGCCTCGCGCCTGCTGACCTACAAGGCGGCCGCGATGAAGGACGCGATGGACGCGGGCAGGTCGGTCTCGATGGGCGCCTTCAAGCAGGCCGCCGCCGTCGCCAAGCTCTACGCCACCGAGTCGGCCGTGACCGCCACCCGCATCGCGACGCAGGTCTTCGGCGGCTACGGCTTCATGGAGGAGTACCCGGTCGTCCGGTTCTACCGCGACGCCAAGGTGCTCGAGATCGGCGAGGGCACCTCGGAGGTCCAGCGGATGCTCATCGCGCGGGGGCTCGGCCTGCCGGTCGAGTGA
- a CDS encoding ABC transporter ATP-binding protein: MSSVTITGVTRSFGSTRAVDDVTLEVPHGSFTTVLGPSGCGKTTLLRLIAGFLVPESGTIAFGSTVVAGDGVRPMPPQARRVGYVPQEGALFPHLDVAANISFGLSREERGTTGEDRVAEMLDLVELPANFRDRRPDELSGGQQQRVALARSLAPAPAVVLLDEPFSSLDAGLRGSTARAVRRALQATNTTALLVTHDQNEALSLADQVAVMRGGRLVQSAPPSEVYLSPSDPQVAEFVGRAVVLPGTASGTRATCALGEVVLTAPAEGDVALMVRPEQVFVDLAHAEGVPGTVEEVSYYGHDCAVQVRLDEGTSVLARMAGVRHPVAGDPVHLRVTGLVRAYRAAGLP, translated from the coding sequence ATGAGCTCCGTGACCATCACCGGGGTCACCAGGTCGTTCGGCTCCACCCGCGCGGTCGACGACGTGACCCTCGAGGTCCCGCACGGCTCCTTCACGACCGTGCTCGGCCCCTCGGGCTGCGGCAAGACGACACTGCTCCGCCTGATCGCCGGCTTCCTCGTGCCCGAGTCCGGCACGATCGCCTTCGGCAGCACCGTCGTGGCCGGCGACGGCGTACGCCCCATGCCGCCGCAGGCGCGCCGGGTCGGCTACGTCCCCCAGGAGGGTGCGCTCTTCCCGCACCTCGACGTCGCCGCCAACATCTCCTTCGGCCTGTCCCGCGAGGAGCGCGGCACGACGGGTGAGGACCGCGTCGCGGAGATGCTCGACCTCGTCGAGCTGCCCGCCAACTTCCGTGACCGCCGCCCCGACGAGCTCTCCGGCGGCCAGCAGCAGCGCGTGGCCCTGGCCCGCTCGCTGGCACCAGCGCCGGCGGTCGTGCTGCTCGACGAGCCCTTCTCCTCCCTCGACGCCGGCCTGCGCGGCAGCACCGCGCGTGCGGTGCGCCGGGCGCTGCAGGCCACCAACACCACGGCCCTGCTGGTGACGCACGACCAGAACGAGGCGCTCTCCCTGGCCGACCAGGTCGCGGTGATGCGCGGCGGGCGCCTGGTGCAGTCGGCGCCGCCGAGCGAGGTCTACCTCTCCCCCAGCGACCCGCAGGTGGCGGAGTTCGTCGGCCGCGCGGTCGTCCTGCCCGGCACCGCCAGCGGGACGCGCGCCACGTGCGCGCTCGGCGAGGTCGTGCTGACCGCCCCGGCCGAGGGCGACGTCGCGCTGATGGTGCGTCCCGAGCAGGTCTTCGTCGACCTCGCCCACGCCGAGGGCGTGCCCGGCACGGTCGAGGAGGTCAGCTACTACGGCCACGACTGCGCCGTGCAGGTGCGCCTCGACGAGGGCACCTCGGTGCTCGCCCGGATGGCCGGCGTGCGCCACCCCGTCGCCGGCGACCCCGTCCACCTGCGCGTGACGGGGCTGGTCCGGGCCTACCGTGCCGCGGGGCTGCCGTGA
- a CDS encoding DUF222 domain-containing protein: MPTTQPPLTAAAIAAVRRGLQVALDGPSGLDDAGRLDAIRALEELACTVSAAQTALTAELADSTAADHEVLGIPADRRGQGVASMVAIARRESPHRGRRHLGLAQVVQRELPHTWSAWRAGRITEWRATVIARETACLSLEHRLAVDEALASDPDAIEAMSERQVVAAATAEAARLDAASLVARRRKAESERCVSIRPAPDTMVWLTALLPVASGVAVHAALTREADTARAQGDPRTKGQVMADELVARVTGDSADRGPGVTLNLVMPHDALLGTSDEPAHLTDLGPIPAELAREVVAGAVASGDEVWLRRLYASPTTGELVAMDSRARARRFPAGLARFIRLRDQVCRTPWCDAPIRHADHVHRHDDGGPTSGRNGQGACEACNYAKEAPRWRARPGPDGSVTTTLPTGHTYSTRPPPIATVRRRALPALRIDYVLTG, translated from the coding sequence ATGCCCACCACCCAGCCGCCGCTCACCGCAGCCGCGATCGCGGCCGTGCGGCGTGGGCTGCAGGTGGCGCTCGACGGCCCGAGCGGGCTCGACGACGCGGGCCGGCTCGACGCCATCCGCGCGCTGGAGGAGCTCGCCTGCACGGTGAGCGCTGCGCAGACGGCGCTGACGGCGGAGCTCGCCGACTCGACCGCCGCCGACCACGAGGTGCTCGGCATCCCTGCCGACCGGCGCGGCCAGGGCGTGGCGTCCATGGTGGCGATCGCGCGGCGGGAGTCGCCGCACCGCGGTCGACGGCACCTCGGCCTGGCCCAGGTCGTCCAGCGCGAGCTGCCCCACACGTGGTCGGCATGGCGGGCAGGCCGCATCACCGAGTGGCGGGCGACCGTGATCGCCCGCGAGACCGCGTGCCTCTCCCTCGAGCACCGTCTTGCCGTCGATGAGGCGTTGGCCTCCGACCCTGACGCGATCGAGGCGATGAGCGAGCGCCAGGTCGTCGCGGCCGCCACCGCCGAGGCAGCCCGGCTCGACGCCGCCTCCCTGGTCGCACGGCGCCGCAAGGCCGAGTCGGAGCGGTGCGTCTCGATCCGTCCCGCGCCCGACACGATGGTGTGGCTCACCGCGCTGCTCCCGGTGGCGTCCGGCGTCGCGGTCCACGCCGCCCTCACCCGCGAGGCCGACACCGCCCGCGCCCAGGGTGATCCCCGGACCAAGGGGCAGGTGATGGCCGATGAGCTGGTCGCCCGCGTCACCGGTGACAGCGCCGACCGTGGCCCCGGCGTCACCCTCAACCTCGTCATGCCGCACGACGCCCTCCTCGGCACCAGCGACGAGCCGGCCCACCTCACCGACCTCGGTCCCATCCCGGCCGAGCTCGCCCGCGAGGTGGTCGCAGGAGCGGTGGCATCGGGTGACGAGGTCTGGTTGCGTCGGCTCTACGCCTCGCCCACGACCGGGGAGCTCGTCGCCATGGACAGCCGGGCACGGGCACGCCGGTTCCCCGCCGGCTTGGCCCGCTTCATCCGGCTGCGCGACCAGGTCTGCCGCACCCCGTGGTGCGACGCCCCGATCCGTCACGCCGACCACGTGCACCGCCACGACGACGGCGGACCCACGTCGGGCCGCAACGGCCAAGGTGCCTGCGAGGCCTGCAACTACGCCAAGGAGGCACCGCGCTGGCGGGCCAGACCTGGGCCGGACGGCAGCGTGACGACCACCCTCCCGACCGGCCACACCTACTCCACGAGACCGCCGCCGATTGCGACGGTCCGCAGGCGGGCGCTCCCGGCTCTCCGGATCGACTACGTCCTGACCGGGTGA
- a CDS encoding YnfA family protein, producing the protein MTIAKSLLLFALAAVAEIGGAWLVWQGVREHRGWLWIGAGFVALGLYGLVATLQPDANFGRILAAYGGVFVAGSLAWGMAVDGFRPDRYDVVGALVCLVGVAVIMYAPRPA; encoded by the coding sequence ATGACGATCGCCAAGTCGCTGCTGCTCTTCGCCCTTGCGGCAGTCGCCGAGATCGGCGGGGCGTGGCTGGTGTGGCAGGGCGTGCGGGAGCACCGCGGCTGGCTGTGGATCGGGGCGGGCTTCGTGGCACTCGGCCTCTACGGCCTGGTCGCCACGCTGCAGCCGGACGCCAACTTCGGGCGGATCCTGGCGGCGTACGGCGGGGTGTTCGTGGCCGGGTCGCTGGCGTGGGGCATGGCCGTCGACGGCTTCCGCCCGGACCGCTACGACGTCGTCGGTGCGCTCGTGTGCCTCGTCGGCGTCGCCGTGATCATGTACGCCCCACGGCCCGCCTGA